Proteins found in one Nitratiruptor sp. SB155-2 genomic segment:
- the ccoS gene encoding cbb3-type cytochrome oxidase assembly protein CcoS — protein sequence MDAWVIGMMIFISTLLGAFGLFALIWGLKTGQFDDTGKFLDGARFDGEEELKDAVMMEEKKKKALEKRRQDRRVMPN from the coding sequence ATGGATGCTTGGGTAATAGGTATGATGATATTTATATCAACTTTGCTGGGGGCGTTTGGACTCTTTGCTTTGATTTGGGGACTGAAAACCGGACAGTTTGATGATACGGGAAAATTTTTGGATGGAGCGAGATTTGATGGTGAAGAGGAGCTCAAAGACGCTGTGATGATGGAAGAAAAAAAGAAAAAAGCTCTTGAAAAACGGCGTCAGGATAGACGCGTTATGCCAAACTAA
- the gmhB gene encoding D-glycero-beta-D-manno-heptose 1,7-bisphosphate 7-phosphatase, with protein sequence MKAVFLDRDGVINEDSGYVHTIQDFHFLPGVFEALKHFQNLGYHLFIVTNQSGIGRGYYTQDDFYSLSAWMVNQLKKRGITIDKIYHCPHHPDMECTCRKPMPGMLLKAIDEFEIDPKKSWMIGDKLSDIEAAKGAGIENTIIIGSDRGAKYQVTSLFDTINIIKQ encoded by the coding sequence ATGAAAGCGGTTTTTTTGGATCGAGACGGCGTGATCAACGAAGATAGCGGGTATGTTCACACGATCCAAGATTTCCATTTTTTACCGGGTGTTTTTGAAGCATTGAAGCACTTTCAAAATCTTGGATACCACCTTTTTATCGTAACCAATCAATCTGGAATAGGCCGAGGCTACTATACGCAGGATGATTTTTATTCTTTGAGTGCCTGGATGGTGAATCAACTCAAAAAAAGAGGCATAACAATCGACAAGATCTATCACTGCCCCCACCATCCCGATATGGAGTGTACGTGTAGAAAACCGATGCCTGGAATGCTACTCAAAGCGATCGATGAATTTGAGATCGATCCAAAAAAATCCTGGATGATTGGCGATAAGTTAAGCGACATAGAGGCAGCCAAAGGAGCCGGTATAGAAAATACCATCATAATAGGTTCAGATAGAGGTGCAAAATATCAGGTGACTTCTCTTTTTGATACAATTAATATAATTAAGCAGTGA
- the rfaD gene encoding ADP-glyceromanno-heptose 6-epimerase, whose product MRYSDIDFNSKTILITGGAGFIGSNLALYFQNNYPNVKVVVFDRFRDETRLDNGNLLSFGHFKNLQDFTGEIITGDINSKEDLEKLSDFRFDYIFHQAAISDTTVQNQKLVMQTNLEAFKDLLQKAKIDGAKMIYASSGAVYGKLPGPHRVGQEAPANVYGYSKLMMDHLARKQEDVVAVGLRYFNVYGPREYFKQKTASMVLQFGLQLLSGQKPRLFEGSQKIKRDFIFVEDVIQANIKACEAQKSGVYNVGTGIARSFKEIVDILCEELGIETEYEYIPNPFVKQYQFFTQADIEPTRRELGYAPKFSLEEGIKADIPYIKRIFEEEVE is encoded by the coding sequence ATGCGATATAGTGATATCGATTTTAATTCCAAAACGATATTGATAACGGGCGGAGCCGGATTTATAGGGAGTAATCTGGCTCTGTATTTTCAAAATAACTACCCAAATGTAAAAGTTGTGGTTTTTGATAGATTTAGAGACGAAACGAGATTAGATAACGGTAATCTTTTAAGTTTTGGGCATTTTAAGAATTTGCAGGATTTCACGGGAGAGATCATCACTGGAGATATCAATTCTAAAGAGGATCTGGAAAAACTGAGTGACTTTCGATTCGACTATATTTTCCATCAGGCCGCTATCAGCGATACAACCGTTCAAAACCAAAAGCTTGTCATGCAGACCAACCTGGAAGCTTTCAAAGATCTGCTGCAAAAAGCAAAAATCGATGGTGCGAAGATGATCTATGCCAGCAGCGGGGCAGTCTATGGAAAACTCCCAGGACCCCATAGAGTAGGCCAAGAGGCTCCAGCCAATGTCTATGGCTATAGCAAATTGATGATGGATCATCTAGCAAGAAAGCAAGAGGATGTTGTTGCTGTAGGACTTCGATATTTCAATGTCTATGGTCCGAGGGAGTATTTTAAACAAAAAACGGCCTCAATGGTTTTACAGTTTGGTTTACAGCTTTTAAGTGGTCAAAAACCAAGACTCTTTGAAGGAAGCCAGAAGATAAAAAGAGATTTTATTTTTGTAGAAGATGTGATTCAGGCCAATATCAAAGCATGTGAAGCCCAAAAAAGTGGGGTTTACAATGTGGGAACGGGAATTGCGAGAAGCTTCAAAGAAATAGTAGATATTTTATGCGAAGAGCTCGGGATCGAAACGGAGTATGAGTATATTCCAAACCCGTTTGTGAAGCAGTATCAATTCTTTACCCAGGCCGATATTGAGCCAACACGGCGAGAACTTGGATATGCACCAAAGTTTAGCCTGGAAGAGGGTATAAAAGCCGACATCCCTTATATTAAAAGAATTTTTGAAGAAGAGGTTGAATGA